A window of Polaromonas hydrogenivorans contains these coding sequences:
- a CDS encoding 4'-phosphopantetheinyl transferase family protein, whose amino-acid sequence MRTPELIAGCAGSTCATGIKGLNRVPTPAGAAVWLLTLDFQNERLVELLQLLPAEEQARCLRYRQPADRLRFAATRVALRQLLAERLQIPVQEVALQIDAFGKPRLANDEKLFFNLSHSGNHALIALSAQRPVGVDIEAAGGAAAAPLADAALRPEERRYCHRQPDKEAAAQAFFRIWSGKEAVLKALGLGIASHLQSVSVVPGLAGRYAVTLDMPAPPLQAWQLPAPAGFVAALAVLD is encoded by the coding sequence ATGCGAACTCCTGAATTGATAGCAGGTTGCGCAGGCAGTACCTGCGCTACGGGCATTAAAGGCTTAAACCGTGTCCCTACCCCCGCAGGCGCTGCTGTCTGGCTGCTGACGCTGGATTTTCAAAACGAGCGACTGGTTGAACTGCTCCAGCTGCTACCCGCCGAAGAGCAGGCGCGCTGCCTGCGCTACCGCCAGCCGGCGGATCGCTTGCGCTTTGCCGCCACCCGTGTGGCGCTCAGGCAACTGCTGGCCGAGCGCTTGCAAATTCCGGTGCAAGAAGTGGCGCTGCAGATCGACGCGTTCGGCAAGCCCCGGCTGGCCAACGACGAAAAGCTGTTCTTCAACCTGTCGCATTCAGGCAATCACGCGCTGATTGCCTTGTCGGCGCAGCGGCCCGTCGGCGTGGACATTGAAGCGGCTGGCGGCGCGGCAGCCGCACCGCTGGCTGATGCCGCCTTGAGGCCGGAGGAGCGGCGCTATTGCCATCGGCAGCCGGATAAGGAAGCGGCGGCGCAGGCTTTTTTCCGCATCTGGAGCGGCAAGGAAGCGGTGCTCAAAGCCCTGGGGCTGGGCATTGCCAGCCATCTGCAATCGGTCTCGGTAGTGCCGGGGCTGGCGGGCCGCTACGCCGTGACGCTTGACATGCCCGCGCCGCCGCTGCAGGCCTGGCAACTGCCGGCGCCGGCGGGCTTTGTCGCGGCGCTGGCGGTGCTGGACTGA
- a CDS encoding 2,3-dihydro-2,3-dihydroxybenzoate dehydrogenase translates to MNGKIAIVTGAAQGIGAAVALALGRRGVRVAALDIQADALAQLAGQQPDGIHPYPVDLRASQAVNAVVEKIEAELGPVDMLVNVAGILRMGSICDMSDDDWDATFAVNLHGVFYLSRAVARRMLPRRQGAIVTVGSNAAAVPRLQMAAYAASKAAAGHFTKCLGLELAGHGIRCNVVSPGSTDTAMQRAFCPSPEDVQKVLDGSLPGYRTGIPLGRIASAQDIAAAVVFLLGDEARHITMHDLRVDGGATLGV, encoded by the coding sequence ATGAACGGAAAAATAGCCATCGTGACCGGCGCGGCGCAAGGCATAGGCGCTGCCGTCGCCCTGGCCCTCGGCCGCCGGGGCGTGCGCGTGGCGGCGCTGGACATCCAGGCCGACGCGCTGGCGCAGCTGGCCGGCCAGCAGCCTGACGGCATTCACCCCTACCCGGTCGATTTGCGCGCCAGCCAGGCGGTCAATGCCGTGGTCGAAAAGATTGAAGCCGAGCTGGGGCCGGTTGACATGCTGGTCAACGTGGCCGGCATTTTGCGCATGGGCAGCATCTGCGACATGAGCGACGACGACTGGGACGCCACCTTCGCGGTGAACCTGCACGGCGTGTTTTATCTGTCCAGGGCGGTGGCGCGGCGCATGCTGCCGCGCAGGCAGGGCGCCATCGTCACCGTCGGCTCCAACGCCGCCGCCGTTCCGCGCCTGCAGATGGCGGCCTATGCGGCGTCGAAGGCGGCGGCGGGCCACTTCACCAAATGCCTGGGGCTGGAGCTGGCCGGGCACGGCATCCGCTGCAACGTGGTGTCGCCCGGCTCGACCGACACCGCCATGCAAAGGGCGTTTTGCCCGTCGCCCGAAGATGTGCAGAAGGTGCTGGACGGCTCCTTGCCCGGCTACCGCACCGGCATTCCGCTGGGGCGCATCGCCAGCGCGCAGGACATTGCCGCAGCGGTCGTTTTCCTGCTCGGCGACGAGGCGCGGCACATCACGATGCACGACTTGCGGGTGGATGGCGGGGCGACGCTGGGGGTTTAG
- a CDS encoding amino acid adenylation domain-containing protein, which yields MTLTSTRLPASSAQYGIWMGQQMAPESPSYLTAEVIELRGALNLEALSASVADVLNNCHTLHMRFQIDDEGLWQWPQTPCVAPLAHHDFRHEADPEAAAQQWIRQSLSVLCDPTRDPLYRSALLQVADEKQLWYLQVHHIAMDGFGYGLICQAVAARYSARVRCEPLPPLADWSLDKVLQAEQTYKANGKFQQDKAFWTRHLQQVPAPATIAAPQAFSDEVTRHGSRLSLGDIEAFQQAAQRCGQDWGSWMLAAIGLWLAKQSAQRQLTFGLPVMNRLGTPALGVPCMAMNIVPMSVYVDPDQDMQALSAQLAGSLRSIRPHLYYRYGWIRGDLGLMEVQKHLFNQAVNLMPFDRHAPFEGLESAIHPVSAGPVKDLNISLSVLNTEWRLLMEANPNAYSAERLAALQQSLLQWLRTLAAHPAQASLAPLLQDLPPLSMVQGPALTGPVTPVIERLIDAAASSPGKPAIESDGGAISYAELLQKVRQLAARLGAGGLGAQQRVVILLPRSPEAIIAILATLWAGGCYVPLDPLGPSSRLETVLADADPQQIITLPCWAGKTGTLPALYMDQPCESPAPDAPAQPPCAVSGSRPAYLLYTSGSTGKPNGVLVGHGALAHFVASSGQLYQISASDRILQFAPLHFDASIEEIFLALCHGATLVLRNDAHLDSIPAFTRFVEKAQITILDLPTAYWHELAHALEPSLASQLSRVRLTIVGGEAALPERARRWQSLLPDSVLLNSYGPTEASVIATSAILSGKGSVWDGSDTLPIGLPRPGVEVLVVDEHLYPVAQGKPGELLICGEALALGYRHDEALTARRFVSLHSRPDAPRAYRTGDRACLQDGQLVFLGRLDHEVKISGLRIDPAEVENALLTDPAIREVAVVAIARLPAGYALAAFVVGSEALAPQPLRRRLADLLPAAAIPDHWHFLDSLPRNVNGKIDRQHLAGLISQREIAPLPGATALEQQIMQVWHDVLGEMPDSVHANFFDLGGKSLQAIQVSSRLGRALKREVAVSALFNHATVHALAKALSAPAAHRPPPTGEDQAFAPLLTIQRGSHPALFCLHPAEGLSWCYLGLARHLPDTAIYGLQATGVQSGLPGSFDALVDDYLARIRQQQASGPYRLLGWSLGGALAQAIAVKLSAIGEQVELVALMDSYPASAFEAWRAPTLHDALVALLSVTGEVEAETPDAIYQRLLRPGSPLAPLGRAALGQLGEAALHGMQLFRASQTACYRGDMLLFHAAQREAHAPQPSSWLPYLKGKLDCVELNCNHFGMSDPVPMACIGKELAERLKGKKA from the coding sequence ATGACCCTAACCTCAACGCGTTTGCCCGCCAGCTCAGCTCAGTATGGAATCTGGATGGGCCAGCAGATGGCGCCGGAGAGCCCGAGCTACCTGACTGCGGAAGTGATTGAGCTTCGCGGCGCGCTCAACCTGGAGGCCCTGTCCGCCAGCGTGGCCGACGTGCTGAACAATTGCCACACGCTGCATATGCGTTTTCAAATCGACGACGAGGGCCTGTGGCAATGGCCGCAAACGCCCTGCGTCGCGCCCCTGGCACACCATGACTTTCGCCATGAGGCCGACCCCGAGGCCGCCGCGCAGCAATGGATCAGGCAATCGCTGTCCGTTCTGTGCGACCCGACGCGCGACCCGCTTTACCGCAGCGCGCTGCTGCAGGTCGCCGACGAAAAGCAGCTGTGGTATCTGCAGGTTCACCATATCGCGATGGACGGATTTGGCTACGGACTGATCTGCCAGGCCGTGGCCGCGCGCTACAGCGCCCGGGTCAGGTGCGAGCCGCTGCCGCCGCTGGCGGACTGGTCACTCGATAAAGTGCTGCAGGCTGAACAGACCTACAAGGCCAACGGAAAATTCCAGCAAGACAAGGCCTTCTGGACCCGGCACCTGCAGCAGGTTCCCGCGCCGGCCACCATCGCCGCGCCGCAGGCGTTTTCGGACGAAGTCACGCGCCACGGCAGCCGATTGAGCCTGGGCGACATCGAAGCCTTTCAGCAGGCTGCGCAGCGCTGCGGACAGGATTGGGGCAGCTGGATGCTCGCGGCCATCGGCCTGTGGCTGGCCAAACAATCCGCCCAGCGCCAGCTCACCTTTGGCCTGCCGGTGATGAACCGCCTGGGCACGCCGGCGCTCGGTGTGCCCTGCATGGCGATGAATATCGTCCCGATGAGTGTTTATGTCGATCCTGATCAGGACATGCAGGCCCTGAGCGCGCAGCTTGCGGGCAGCCTGCGCAGCATCCGGCCGCATCTTTACTACCGCTACGGCTGGATACGCGGCGATCTGGGCCTGATGGAGGTTCAAAAGCATCTTTTCAACCAGGCGGTCAACCTGATGCCGTTTGACCGGCACGCACCGTTTGAAGGGCTTGAGAGCGCCATCCATCCGGTCAGCGCCGGCCCGGTCAAAGACCTCAACATCAGCCTTTCCGTGCTCAATACCGAATGGCGGCTGCTGATGGAGGCCAACCCGAACGCCTACAGCGCAGAACGCCTGGCGGCGCTGCAGCAAAGCCTGCTGCAATGGCTGCGCACGCTGGCCGCGCATCCCGCGCAGGCCAGCCTGGCGCCGCTGCTGCAGGACTTGCCGCCGCTGTCCATGGTTCAAGGTCCGGCGCTGACCGGGCCAGTGACGCCCGTCATCGAGCGCCTGATCGATGCCGCAGCCAGTTCGCCCGGCAAACCCGCCATCGAGTCTGACGGCGGGGCCATCTCTTACGCCGAGCTGCTGCAAAAAGTGCGGCAACTGGCCGCCCGCCTGGGTGCCGGCGGGCTTGGCGCCCAGCAGCGCGTGGTGATCCTGCTGCCGCGCAGCCCGGAGGCGATCATCGCCATCCTGGCCACCTTGTGGGCGGGCGGCTGTTATGTGCCGCTGGACCCGCTCGGCCCTTCCAGCCGTCTTGAGACGGTGCTGGCCGATGCTGATCCGCAGCAGATCATTACCCTGCCATGCTGGGCCGGCAAAACCGGCACGCTGCCAGCGCTTTACATGGATCAGCCTTGCGAATCCCCAGCGCCTGATGCGCCAGCGCAGCCGCCCTGCGCCGTGAGCGGCAGCCGTCCGGCATATCTGCTGTACACCTCGGGCTCGACCGGAAAACCCAACGGGGTGCTGGTCGGGCACGGTGCGCTGGCGCATTTTGTCGCCAGCAGCGGCCAGCTCTACCAGATCAGCGCCAGCGACCGCATCCTGCAATTCGCGCCCTTGCACTTCGATGCCAGCATCGAAGAGATTTTTCTGGCGCTGTGCCATGGCGCCACGCTGGTGCTGCGCAATGACGCGCATCTTGACTCGATCCCGGCTTTCACCCGCTTTGTCGAAAAAGCGCAAATCACCATCCTGGATTTGCCAACGGCCTACTGGCACGAACTGGCGCATGCGCTCGAACCCTCGCTGGCATCGCAATTGAGCCGGGTCAGGCTGACCATTGTGGGTGGCGAGGCCGCGCTGCCCGAACGCGCCCGCCGCTGGCAATCCCTGCTGCCTGACAGTGTCCTGCTCAACAGCTACGGACCGACTGAAGCATCGGTCATCGCCACAAGCGCCATCCTGAGCGGCAAGGGGTCGGTCTGGGACGGCAGCGACACCCTGCCGATTGGCCTGCCGCGACCCGGCGTTGAGGTGCTCGTCGTCGATGAGCATCTCTATCCGGTAGCCCAAGGCAAACCGGGCGAACTGCTGATCTGCGGCGAGGCGCTGGCCCTTGGATACCGCCATGACGAAGCCTTGACCGCACGCCGCTTCGTGTCGCTGCACTCGCGCCCTGATGCGCCGCGCGCCTATCGAACCGGCGACCGCGCCTGCCTGCAGGACGGGCAACTGGTGTTTCTGGGCCGCCTTGACCATGAAGTCAAGATCAGCGGCCTGCGCATCGACCCGGCGGAAGTTGAAAATGCGCTGCTGACCGATCCGGCCATCCGTGAAGTCGCCGTGGTCGCTATTGCGCGTTTGCCGGCGGGTTACGCACTGGCGGCCTTTGTGGTGGGTTCCGAAGCGCTGGCGCCGCAACCGCTGCGCCGCCGGCTGGCCGACCTCCTGCCTGCCGCCGCGATCCCCGACCACTGGCATTTTCTGGACAGCCTGCCGCGCAATGTCAACGGCAAGATTGACCGCCAGCATCTGGCGGGACTGATCAGCCAGCGGGAAATCGCACCGCTGCCCGGCGCCACCGCGCTGGAGCAACAGATCATGCAGGTCTGGCATGACGTGCTGGGCGAGATGCCGGACAGCGTGCATGCGAATTTCTTTGACCTGGGCGGCAAATCGCTGCAAGCCATTCAGGTTTCAAGCCGGCTGGGCCGCGCTTTGAAACGCGAAGTCGCCGTATCGGCGCTGTTCAATCACGCCACGGTTCACGCGCTGGCCAAGGCGCTGAGCGCACCGGCCGCACATCGCCCGCCCCCCACCGGCGAAGACCAGGCCTTTGCACCGTTGCTGACGATCCAGCGGGGCAGTCATCCGGCGCTGTTCTGCCTGCATCCGGCCGAGGGCCTGTCGTGGTGCTACCTGGGCCTGGCCCGCCACTTGCCCGATACCGCCATCTACGGCCTGCAGGCGACCGGGGTTCAATCCGGCTTGCCCGGGAGTTTTGACGCGCTGGTGGATGATTACCTGGCGCGGATACGCCAGCAGCAAGCCAGCGGCCCCTACCGCCTGCTGGGATGGTCGCTGGGCGGCGCGCTGGCACAGGCCATTGCCGTGAAACTCTCGGCCATCGGCGAGCAGGTTGAGCTTGTCGCGCTGATGGACAGCTATCCGGCCTCGGCCTTTGAAGCGTGGAGAGCGCCCACATTGCATGACGCGCTGGTCGCCTTGCTGAGCGTGACCGGTGAAGTGGAGGCCGAAACGCCTGACGCCATCTACCAGCGCCTGCTGCGCCCCGGCAGCCCGCTGGCGCCGCTGGGCCGCGCGGCACTCGGGCAACTGGGCGAAGCCGCATTGCACGGCATGCAGCTGTTCCGGGCCAGCCAGACGGCCTGCTACCGAGGCGACATGCTGCTGTTTCATGCGGCGCAGCGCGAAGCCCACGCGCCCCAGCCCTCGTCGTGGCTGCCTTACTTGAAAGGCAAGCTCGATTGCGTCGAACTCAACTGCAACCACTTCGGCATGAGCGACCCGGTGCCGATGGCTTGCATTGGCAAGGAACTGGCCGAACGGCTCAAAGGAAAAAAAGCATGA
- a CDS encoding alpha/beta hydrolase, whose amino-acid sequence MTAPNAAKASPMFHRLLSMMKMSLLVCGVFMQVSHPGYSQPLTPEALAPLPASWAPAQLSRSYSFDIDSTNTGQRYRILIGLPHKAASATGYPVLWALDGLASFPFMEVARPRPAAPNESAQWREKIGNEPAGLIVAIGYASGEAIDVNARALDYTPPTTAKTGDAFSSQHGGAAPFLRFLTQELRPLLARHFAMNPQQHTLFGFSYGGLFALHTLSTQPQYFQRYWAASPSLWFGDHQTLRELPQRLEALNFSQHPAQVMLTVGLDEQYPASFASPAVQKRLEARTMVDSAKRFAQILAEAGQADLQVKFQGLPAHDHHDMLMHGARRVIDFAFAPDSAALLR is encoded by the coding sequence ATGACAGCACCAAATGCCGCAAAGGCTTCGCCCATGTTCCACCGCCTGTTATCCATGATGAAGATGAGTCTGCTGGTTTGTGGGGTTTTCATGCAGGTCAGCCATCCCGGTTATTCGCAGCCGCTGACTCCTGAAGCGCTGGCGCCCTTGCCCGCCAGCTGGGCGCCGGCGCAGTTGTCGCGCAGCTACAGCTTCGACATCGATTCGACGAACACCGGCCAGCGCTACCGGATTCTGATCGGATTGCCGCACAAGGCCGCTTCGGCAACGGGCTACCCGGTGCTCTGGGCGCTCGACGGGCTGGCGAGTTTCCCCTTCATGGAGGTCGCCCGACCCAGGCCAGCGGCGCCCAACGAGAGCGCGCAATGGCGGGAAAAAATTGGCAACGAGCCCGCCGGGCTGATCGTTGCCATCGGCTATGCCAGCGGCGAGGCGATTGATGTCAACGCGCGAGCGCTTGATTACACGCCCCCAACGACAGCCAAGACGGGCGATGCATTTTCCAGCCAGCACGGTGGCGCAGCCCCCTTTCTGCGCTTCCTCACGCAGGAGCTGCGCCCGCTGCTGGCGCGGCATTTTGCTATGAATCCGCAGCAGCACACGCTGTTCGGATTTTCCTACGGCGGCTTGTTCGCCCTGCACACCTTGAGCACGCAGCCGCAGTATTTCCAGCGCTACTGGGCGGCGAGTCCGTCGCTCTGGTTCGGCGACCACCAGACCCTCAGGGAATTGCCGCAACGCCTTGAAGCACTGAATTTCAGCCAGCATCCCGCGCAGGTCATGCTGACGGTGGGCCTGGACGAGCAATACCCGGCGAGCTTTGCGTCGCCGGCCGTTCAAAAGAGGCTGGAGGCCCGAACCATGGTGGACAGCGCCAAGCGCTTTGCACAGATCCTGGCCGAGGCGGGGCAGGCCGATTTGCAGGTGAAGTTTCAAGGCCTGCCTGCGCACGACCATCACGACATGCTGATGCACGGCGCCAGGCGCGTCATCGACTTTGCCTTTGCCCCTGATTCCGCCGCACTGCTGCGCTAA
- a CDS encoding isochorismatase family protein: MAIPKIASYPMPVQALDNRVNWQPNARRAVLLVHDMQDYFLDFYDRNSAPIPELIANTRRLIDKAHALGIPVVYTAQLPEQTPVERGLLQAMWGPGLTAQPQRKNIVAALAPQPQDIVLDKWRYSAFQKSSLLEMMRNQARDQLMICGIYAHIGCMMTACEAFMNDIQAFFVADALADFSAHEHDMALRYVAQRCGLTILTQTLVAGLQAALPASMTELKSLIAGSLKIPASELQDEDNLLDWGLDSIRIMSLLENWRRAGLDITFMALAEQPTLAAWWALLCRREPSPTAGA; this comes from the coding sequence ATGGCCATACCCAAAATAGCTTCCTACCCGATGCCCGTCCAGGCGCTGGACAACCGCGTGAACTGGCAGCCCAATGCCCGGCGGGCCGTGCTGCTGGTGCATGACATGCAGGACTATTTCCTGGATTTTTATGACCGGAACAGCGCGCCGATACCGGAATTGATCGCCAATACGCGCCGGCTGATCGACAAGGCGCACGCGCTGGGCATTCCGGTGGTGTACACCGCGCAATTGCCCGAGCAAACGCCCGTCGAGCGGGGGCTGCTGCAGGCAATGTGGGGACCGGGCCTGACGGCCCAGCCGCAGCGCAAAAACATCGTCGCAGCGCTGGCCCCCCAGCCGCAGGACATCGTGCTCGATAAATGGCGTTACAGCGCCTTCCAGAAATCCAGCCTGCTGGAAATGATGCGCAATCAGGCGCGCGACCAGCTGATGATTTGCGGCATTTACGCGCACATCGGCTGCATGATGACGGCGTGCGAAGCGTTCATGAATGACATCCAGGCCTTCTTTGTCGCCGACGCGCTGGCCGATTTCTCCGCCCATGAGCATGACATGGCGCTGCGCTACGTCGCCCAGCGCTGCGGGCTGACGATATTGACGCAAACCCTGGTCGCGGGCTTGCAGGCTGCCTTGCCCGCTTCGATGACAGAACTCAAATCCCTCATCGCCGGCAGCCTGAAAATCCCGGCCTCTGAACTGCAGGACGAAGACAACTTGCTCGACTGGGGACTGGACTCGATCCGCATCATGTCGCTGCTGGAAAACTGGCGCCGCGCAGGCCTGGACATCACCTTCATGGCGCTGGCCGAGCAGCCCACGCTGGCCGCGTGGTGGGCGCTGCTTTGCAGGCGTGAGCCGTCACCCACGGCCGGCGCTTGA
- a CDS encoding (2,3-dihydroxybenzoyl)adenylate synthase: MLEHCTPWPEALAARYRAQGYWRGETFPGVLNERIEQHGERLAIVSDTRRWSYQALGAEVERMAAGFHALGIGAKDRVVVQLPNCAEFFAVIFALFRLGALPVFALPAHRRFEISHFFQHTQAVAYVIADRHAGFDYRSLAGEVKAGVPSLRHVLVLGEPGAYRSLDDLPRLAGELPPPPRPGDVAFFQLSGGSTGTPKLIPRTHDDYLYSIRASAQICQLSAESVYLSVIPAGHNFTLSSPGSLGTLYAGGTVVMCAHPSPEVALAWIARERVTITALVPPLVPVWLDAVKSLKPDLRSLKVVQVGGARFSSDMARRVTQELDATLQQVFGMAEGLVNYTRLDDPLDVILHSQGRPISPDDEIRIVDDDDQPVALGEIGHLLTRGPYTIHGYYQAEEHNARAFTSDGFYRTGDLVRLGLDGNLVVEGRAKDQINRGGEKISAEEVEHQLLAHASVVDCAIVAMPDAYLGEKSCAFVIRQDESVRGIDLIRFLRERGLATYKIPDRIEFLARFPKTGVGKISKKHLRQDIEARLAAASTNP, encoded by the coding sequence ATGCTGGAACACTGCACACCCTGGCCCGAAGCGCTGGCAGCCCGCTACCGTGCCCAAGGCTACTGGCGGGGCGAAACCTTTCCTGGCGTGCTGAACGAGCGCATCGAACAACACGGCGAGCGGCTGGCCATCGTCAGCGACACCCGGCGCTGGAGCTACCAGGCGCTGGGCGCCGAAGTGGAGCGCATGGCAGCGGGCTTTCATGCCCTGGGCATAGGCGCCAAGGACCGGGTCGTGGTGCAACTGCCCAATTGCGCTGAATTTTTTGCGGTGATCTTCGCGCTCTTCAGGCTCGGCGCCTTGCCGGTCTTTGCATTGCCAGCGCATCGCCGGTTCGAAATCAGCCATTTTTTCCAGCACACGCAAGCGGTTGCCTATGTCATTGCCGACAGGCATGCCGGATTTGATTACCGCAGCCTGGCGGGCGAAGTGAAAGCCGGCGTGCCAAGTCTGCGGCATGTGCTGGTTCTGGGCGAGCCGGGCGCCTACCGTTCGCTTGATGATTTGCCCCGGCTGGCAGGTGAATTGCCGCCGCCGCCCCGGCCCGGCGATGTGGCGTTTTTTCAGCTCTCGGGCGGCAGCACCGGAACGCCAAAACTGATTCCCCGCACCCACGATGACTATCTCTACAGCATCCGGGCCAGCGCGCAAATTTGCCAGCTCAGCGCCGAGAGCGTCTATCTGAGCGTCATTCCCGCCGGGCACAACTTCACGCTCAGCTCGCCCGGATCGTTGGGGACGCTGTACGCCGGCGGCACTGTGGTCATGTGCGCCCACCCCAGTCCGGAGGTGGCGCTGGCGTGGATCGCCAGGGAGCGCGTCACCATCACGGCCTTGGTGCCGCCGCTGGTTCCGGTGTGGCTCGATGCCGTGAAAAGCCTGAAGCCCGATCTGCGCAGCCTCAAAGTGGTGCAGGTCGGCGGGGCGCGTTTCAGCAGCGACATGGCGCGCCGTGTGACGCAGGAGCTTGATGCCACGCTGCAGCAGGTGTTTGGCATGGCCGAAGGTCTGGTGAACTACACCCGCCTTGATGACCCCCTCGACGTGATCCTGCACAGCCAGGGGCGCCCGATCTCGCCCGACGATGAAATCCGCATTGTTGATGACGACGACCAGCCCGTGGCGCTTGGCGAAATCGGCCATTTGCTCACGCGCGGGCCGTACACGATTCACGGCTATTACCAGGCCGAAGAACACAACGCACGCGCCTTTACCAGCGATGGTTTTTATCGCACGGGGGATCTGGTCAGGCTTGGCTTGGATGGCAATCTGGTCGTCGAAGGCCGTGCCAAGGACCAGATCAACCGTGGCGGCGAAAAAATTTCCGCCGAGGAAGTCGAGCATCAGCTGCTGGCGCACGCAAGCGTCGTCGATTGCGCCATCGTTGCCATGCCGGATGCGTATCTGGGCGAAAAAAGCTGCGCCTTCGTGATCCGCCAGGACGAGAGCGTGCGCGGCATTGACCTGATCCGCTTTCTGCGCGAGCGCGGTCTGGCGACCTACAAGATTCCCGACCGGATCGAATTTCTGGCCCGGTTTCCCAAGACCGGCGTCGGAAAAATCAGCAAGAAACATCTGCGCCAAGACATCGAGGCGCGCCTGGCAGCGGCAAGCACCAACCCATGA